A part of Methanothermobacter thermautotrophicus genomic DNA contains:
- a CDS encoding 2,5-diamino-6-(ribosylamino)-4(3H)-pyrimidinone 5'-phosphate reductase, producing MRPYVILNAAMTLDGKIATATGSSEISGDEDLQRVHELRRECDAIMVGINTVLADDPRLTVHRVDAAPGDNPVRVVVDSRARTPPHFRVLNDEAPTVIGVSERAPAERVAELRKRAEVVVAGTSRVDLQLLLERLHGMGIEKLMLEGGSTLNYSMLKEGLVDEVRVCIAPMIVGGRDARTLVDGEGIDEMADAIRLELKRSYTLGEDLIVEYTVKG from the coding sequence ATGAGACCATACGTTATACTCAACGCAGCAATGACCCTGGATGGTAAGATTGCAACTGCAACAGGGAGCTCTGAGATATCCGGCGACGAGGACCTCCAGAGGGTCCATGAACTCAGAAGGGAATGTGACGCCATAATGGTGGGTATAAACACGGTACTGGCAGATGACCCCCGCCTCACGGTCCACAGGGTCGATGCCGCACCCGGCGATAACCCGGTCAGGGTCGTGGTTGACAGCAGGGCCAGGACCCCCCCACACTTCAGGGTACTCAATGATGAGGCCCCAACGGTTATAGGTGTCTCAGAGAGGGCCCCGGCTGAAAGGGTTGCTGAGCTCAGAAAAAGGGCTGAAGTGGTGGTTGCAGGGACCAGTAGGGTTGACCTCCAGCTCTTACTTGAACGGCTGCACGGTATGGGGATAGAGAAACTTATGCTGGAGGGCGGATCAACACTCAACTACTCAATGCTGAAGGAAGGCCTCGTGGATGAGGTCCGGGTCTGCATAGCTCCCATGATCGTCGGGGGCAGGGATGCAAGGACCCTCGTGGATGGTGAGGGTATAGATGAGATGGCCGACGCCATAAGACTTGAACTTAAACGGTCCTACACCCTGGGTGAGGACCTCATAGTGGAATACACTGTAAAAGGTTAG
- a CDS encoding cobaltochelatase subunit CobN has protein sequence MKKFLFIALILLLISVPSVSAADNNTTSNNDSKMLKDTEMVVLLTGCVVGTVDPIMNEAYQRDLLPAGYNFTLKIYTMDTFNLNSTASSRFKDDLKTADIFFIFTRPGYPTTGMSYGTEFDAPVDLQALASSLKPGARIFVLGPVKPNVTGVNVTNLPAYGPVAAPALSRENIKRTLLEVLRLSGAVNLTANDTRLVPGLQDFLYHPLSPQVYTDREAYRDWYRNTTLYRPGAPWVGVAILNRYYLAGNMDVYETLIQKLESRGLNVIPYFYCSDPIGASRRFFMVNNSSIIDALVACVQFGYWPDNQTITFFTDLNVPVQGPLPVFLQTSLDDYLNSTRQQGLRGLEYYWLAMFEMQGRIEPILIGGNRISGSDPLTGVTLKEYVAYEPGINQLVDRTLAWVSLRKKANTDKKIAVVYFDSTHDEGMPATNGLNLYRSLSNILLAMRTAGYSTGKGNLTQESIYELINRAGRNPRNMTQAELRRLVDAGCITIPVSEYLRWYSKLPASLRGKVEALWGPAPGNIMVYNNSMVIPGIMMGNILLAPQPVWRWNGTLNNGTLPPTHQFIAFYLYLQNGFRADAVVHIGQHGTLELLPGHVNAMTEDDWPNTLIGSIPNIHLLKMEDPLEAVINPTKRRAYAVTISYLIPPVMRTELYGVYQELSDLLGSYSTAEASGDSERMTTLQSLIRDGVRRAGLESRLGVNSSTSFSVLRDRLHEYLEELSGILTPYGLHTFGELPDSETLEKFIDAIISFDPANRTARRDEIRNLLIMSASNEMNSLLMALNGEFIQPVPARSPVINLQTLPTGRNMYTFDPSSIPDPAAVVMGSRAAEEMLRRYRDSSGGRYPETVAVDIADVISTGGQSIAAIFYFLGVKPVYESGALIGTQIIPLSELGRPRIDVVISDFHNFRGAIPGTMDVIDNTIKRIANLNESSEMNYVRKHYLALKAGIFAELVASGMNTSAADARADRLARTRIFGLPPGADPHGAGVDRILWSRDDWTPEQLAETYLSYYSYAYGRDLNGVQSPKLLESLLRTVDTTMVIMPYRAPGEGTCLYRVSVTVNFMVNYLTGRNINSYIARTAYGTPLIRTLQESTYDDLAVTLLNPTWVQGKLREGPSGSVSVALQVRDLFTSDALVDVASPDVWRRIAETFLFDSSVRSQFDPSALQMIAGYVRQAHSRGLVYLSQEELAAISGMLGEISGSDGNDQGTTTTPGGGTADGSVTSGGRTGSGSPGLSAGVSGAPSMVSESTETASASPGKGQVKAGHSYEISTPGAAEASNSPLYAIVGILGIFCLLGLGYYFGPMRK, from the coding sequence ATGAAGAAATTTCTATTCATTGCATTGATTCTGCTACTGATTTCAGTCCCATCGGTATCTGCAGCAGACAACAACACAACGTCTAACAATGACTCAAAGATGCTGAAGGATACAGAGATGGTTGTTCTACTGACAGGCTGCGTTGTGGGGACTGTTGACCCCATAATGAATGAAGCCTACCAGAGGGACCTCCTGCCCGCTGGCTACAACTTCACACTGAAGATCTACACCATGGACACCTTCAACCTCAACTCCACGGCATCCAGCAGGTTTAAAGACGACCTTAAGACTGCCGACATATTCTTCATCTTCACAAGGCCAGGTTACCCCACGACCGGTATGAGTTACGGCACAGAATTCGATGCCCCTGTCGACCTCCAGGCCCTCGCATCCAGCCTTAAACCAGGGGCCAGGATATTCGTCCTCGGCCCTGTGAAACCCAATGTGACCGGTGTGAACGTGACAAACCTCCCAGCCTACGGGCCGGTGGCTGCACCTGCACTCTCACGTGAGAACATAAAGAGGACGCTCCTTGAGGTCCTGAGGCTCAGCGGGGCCGTGAACCTCACAGCCAATGATACAAGACTTGTACCTGGACTGCAGGACTTCCTGTACCATCCACTGTCACCACAGGTATACACAGACAGGGAAGCCTACAGGGACTGGTACAGGAACACAACCCTGTACAGGCCAGGGGCCCCATGGGTGGGCGTGGCAATACTTAACCGCTACTACCTGGCCGGGAACATGGACGTCTATGAGACCCTGATCCAGAAACTTGAATCCAGGGGACTCAACGTGATACCCTACTTCTACTGTTCAGACCCGATAGGGGCATCAAGGCGCTTCTTCATGGTCAACAACAGTTCAATCATAGATGCGCTTGTTGCATGTGTCCAGTTCGGGTACTGGCCAGACAACCAGACCATAACCTTCTTCACAGACCTCAACGTACCGGTGCAGGGACCACTCCCGGTCTTCCTTCAGACATCCCTCGACGACTACCTGAACAGCACACGACAGCAGGGCCTGAGGGGCCTCGAATACTACTGGCTTGCAATGTTCGAGATGCAGGGACGGATAGAGCCCATACTGATAGGGGGAAACAGGATATCAGGCTCCGATCCGCTCACAGGCGTGACACTGAAGGAGTACGTGGCCTACGAGCCAGGCATAAACCAGCTTGTGGACCGCACACTCGCCTGGGTGAGCCTCAGGAAGAAGGCAAACACTGACAAGAAGATAGCAGTGGTCTACTTTGACAGCACACACGATGAGGGGATGCCAGCAACCAACGGCCTCAACCTCTACAGAAGCCTCAGCAACATACTCCTCGCCATGAGGACGGCAGGTTACAGCACAGGCAAGGGGAATCTGACACAGGAATCCATCTATGAACTCATAAACAGGGCCGGAAGGAACCCCCGGAACATGACGCAGGCTGAACTCAGGAGACTCGTTGATGCAGGCTGCATCACCATCCCGGTCTCAGAGTACCTCCGGTGGTATTCTAAACTGCCAGCATCACTCAGAGGGAAGGTGGAAGCACTCTGGGGACCCGCACCCGGGAACATCATGGTATACAATAACAGCATGGTCATCCCCGGGATAATGATGGGCAACATACTCCTGGCGCCCCAGCCGGTCTGGAGGTGGAACGGCACACTCAACAACGGTACACTGCCACCGACACACCAGTTCATAGCCTTCTACCTCTACCTCCAGAACGGATTCAGGGCTGATGCAGTGGTCCACATAGGACAGCACGGTACACTGGAACTCCTCCCGGGGCACGTGAACGCCATGACAGAGGATGACTGGCCAAACACCCTGATCGGTTCGATTCCAAACATACACCTGCTCAAGATGGAGGATCCCCTGGAGGCGGTCATAAACCCCACAAAGAGGAGGGCATACGCCGTCACAATCTCCTACCTCATCCCACCGGTCATGAGGACAGAACTCTACGGTGTCTACCAGGAACTCTCAGATCTCCTGGGATCCTACAGCACAGCAGAGGCATCAGGTGATAGTGAGAGGATGACCACACTCCAGTCCCTCATAAGGGATGGTGTGAGGAGGGCAGGACTTGAATCAAGGCTCGGTGTGAACAGCTCAACATCCTTCAGTGTCCTGAGAGACAGGCTCCACGAGTACCTCGAGGAACTCTCAGGGATACTGACACCCTACGGCCTCCACACCTTTGGAGAACTGCCGGACAGTGAAACCCTTGAGAAATTCATAGACGCAATAATATCCTTCGACCCGGCGAACAGGACAGCCAGGAGGGATGAGATAAGGAACCTCCTGATTATGAGCGCCAGCAATGAAATGAACTCACTCCTCATGGCACTTAACGGTGAATTCATACAGCCAGTCCCGGCAAGAAGCCCGGTAATCAACCTGCAGACCCTTCCAACGGGCCGCAACATGTACACCTTCGACCCATCATCAATCCCTGACCCGGCGGCAGTGGTCATGGGATCCAGGGCTGCCGAGGAGATGCTCAGGCGCTACAGGGATTCCAGCGGCGGAAGGTACCCTGAGACGGTGGCCGTTGATATAGCTGACGTTATATCGACGGGTGGCCAGAGCATAGCAGCGATATTCTACTTCCTTGGGGTTAAACCGGTCTATGAGAGCGGAGCCCTCATAGGCACACAGATAATACCCCTCAGTGAACTTGGAAGGCCAAGGATAGACGTTGTGATAAGCGACTTCCACAACTTCCGCGGCGCAATCCCCGGGACCATGGACGTCATCGACAATACAATAAAGAGGATCGCCAACCTCAACGAGTCATCTGAGATGAACTATGTCAGGAAGCACTACCTCGCACTTAAGGCAGGCATCTTCGCCGAACTTGTTGCATCAGGAATGAACACTTCTGCTGCAGATGCCCGGGCAGATAGACTTGCAAGGACAAGGATCTTCGGACTTCCACCCGGTGCGGACCCCCATGGAGCAGGTGTCGACAGGATACTCTGGTCAAGGGACGACTGGACCCCAGAGCAGCTTGCTGAGACATACCTCAGCTACTATTCCTATGCCTATGGAAGGGATTTAAACGGAGTCCAGAGCCCGAAACTCCTGGAGTCACTCCTGCGGACAGTTGACACCACCATGGTCATAATGCCCTACAGGGCACCCGGTGAGGGCACCTGCCTCTACAGGGTATCAGTCACAGTGAACTTCATGGTGAACTACCTCACAGGGAGGAACATAAACAGCTACATCGCAAGGACAGCCTACGGTACACCCCTTATAAGGACACTGCAGGAGTCAACCTATGATGACCTTGCAGTTACACTACTCAACCCGACATGGGTACAGGGCAAACTCCGTGAGGGACCATCCGGAAGTGTGTCAGTAGCACTGCAGGTGAGGGATCTGTTCACGAGTGACGCCCTGGTGGATGTCGCATCCCCTGACGTCTGGAGGAGGATCGCCGAGACCTTCCTCTTTGACAGCTCCGTCAGGTCACAGTTTGATCCATCAGCCCTCCAGATGATTGCAGGATATGTGAGGCAGGCCCATTCAAGGGGTCTTGTGTACCTTTCACAGGAGGAGCTTGCAGCCATCTCAGGGATGCTCGGCGAGATATCCGGCTCTGATGGAAATGACCAGGGAACCACCACAACACCAGGTGGTGGCACAGCAGACGGTTCAGTGACATCAGGTGGAAGAACAGGTAGTGGGTCTCCAGGGCTCTCTGCAGGTGTATCAGGCGCCCCATCCATGGTTTCAGAGTCCACAGAAACAGCATCAGCTTCTCCAGGCAAGGGGCAGGTGAAGGCGGGGCACTCCTATGAGATATCAACACCCGGAGCTGCCGAAGCATCAAACAGTCCCCTATACGCCATTGTGGGTATACTTGGAATATTCTGTCTCCTGGGACTGGGTTACTACTTCGGTCCCATGAGAAAATAA
- a CDS encoding carboxymuconolactone decarboxylase family protein, with protein MVRYRRGMEILNRINRESYSALREELEDVAPDLARFVAEFAYGDIYSRGVLDLKTRELLTLAALTVLGAEDQLKSHVRGALNAGCSEEEIIEVMIQMAVYAGFPAAINGVLAAKEVFMEKK; from the coding sequence ATGGTGAGGTACAGAAGGGGAATGGAGATACTCAACAGGATAAACAGGGAATCCTACAGCGCCCTCAGGGAGGAACTTGAGGATGTTGCACCGGACCTTGCACGCTTTGTTGCTGAATTTGCATACGGTGATATCTACTCCCGTGGTGTGCTTGACCTTAAAACAAGGGAGCTTCTAACCCTTGCAGCCCTCACAGTTCTGGGGGCTGAGGATCAGCTGAAGAGCCATGTGAGGGGAGCCCTCAACGCAGGGTGCAGTGAGGAGGAGATCATAGAGGTCATGATACAGATGGCCGTATACGCGGGTTTCCCTGCAGCCATAAATGGTGTGCTTGCAGCTAAGGAGGTTTTCATGGAGAAGAAATGA
- a CDS encoding DUF483 domain-containing protein, whose amino-acid sequence MLEDIYERILRIREDGCRECLKVVCRMDDFQFNQLMSRLELQIEITSRYSPPVRPALDPMISTELGVYRGDDENIGRLLGYPECCIRSFSQNTRYAIDEDHLSEVSELEVPEGKCAIIMPSGFIPCSLRCREAWERKLIGFADRDEFRRILELEDELRMRLPHFHLAYDEYFEKIVLE is encoded by the coding sequence ATGCTCGAGGACATATATGAGAGGATATTGAGGATCAGGGAAGATGGCTGCAGGGAATGCCTGAAGGTTGTCTGCAGGATGGATGATTTCCAGTTCAACCAGCTCATGTCAAGGCTTGAGCTTCAGATCGAGATAACATCAAGGTACAGTCCACCGGTGAGGCCCGCCCTGGACCCAATGATATCAACGGAGCTCGGTGTCTACCGTGGCGACGATGAGAACATAGGCAGACTCCTGGGATACCCTGAATGCTGCATCAGGAGTTTCTCCCAGAATACAAGGTACGCAATCGACGAGGACCATCTCTCAGAGGTCAGTGAACTTGAAGTCCCTGAGGGTAAATGTGCCATCATAATGCCCTCTGGTTTCATACCATGCAGCCTCAGGTGCAGGGAGGCCTGGGAGAGGAAACTCATAGGCTTTGCAGACAGGGATGAATTCAGGAGGATACTTGAACTTGAGGATGAACTCAGGATGAGACTCCCCCACTTTCACCTGGCCTATGATGAGTACTTTGAGAAGATAGTCCTCGAGTGA